A window of Primulina tabacum isolate GXHZ01 chromosome 4, ASM2559414v2, whole genome shotgun sequence contains these coding sequences:
- the LOC142543560 gene encoding putative galacturonosyltransferase-like 3: MPPNLRLIATVIIAVFLRLPPLTAANHRLFREAPAFRNGISCPPPYDTSTTVHVAMTLDYSTPYLRGSVAAVLSVLQHSTCPENTAFHFFAIPNHHPHLHKTITSTFPYLQFHLYSFNPTAVSHLISSSIRRALDEPLNYARIYIADLLPSSASRIIYLDSDIIVIDDIAKLWKTNLNSHVLGAPVYCHANFSHYFTSKFWSNPSLSSTFKGQSPCYFNTGVMVIDLLEWRKQGCTQKLEYWMKIQKSYRIYELGSLPPFLLVFAGNVEGVEHRWNQHGLGGDNLEGLCRDLHTGPVSLLHWSGKGKPWLRLDAKMACTLDNLWAPYDLFRHEYLFSDS, translated from the coding sequence ATGCCACCAAATCTCCGCCTAATAGCCACCGTCATTATCGCCGTCTTCCTCCGCCTTCCTCCCCTCACCGCAGCTAACCACCGTCTATTCCGCGAAGCTCCCGCATTCCGCAATGGAATCTCGTGCCCGCCACCGTATGACACCTCCACCACCGTGCACGTAGCAATGACTCTAGACTACTCGACCCCCTACCTCCGCGGCTCCGTCGCCGCCGTCCTCTCCGTTCTTCAACACTCTACCTGCCCAGAAAACACTGCCTTCCACTTTTTCGCTATACCCAACCACCATCCCCACCTCCACAAAACCATCACCTCCACCTTCCCTTACCTCCAGTTCCACCTCTACTCCTTCAATCCCACCGCCGTCAGCCACCTCATCTCCTCTTCCATCCGCCGCGCCCTCGATGAGCCCCTCAACTACGCCCGCATCTACATCGCCGATCTCCTCCCTTCGTCAGCCTCCCGCATTATCTACCTCGACTCCGACATCATCGTAATCGATGATATTGCGAAACTCTGGAAAACCAACCTCAATTCACACGTCCTCGGCGCGCCTGTGTACTGCCACGCAAACTTCAGCCATTATTTCACCTCAAAATTCTGGTCAAACCCATCATTGTCCTCCACATTCAAGGGGCAATCCCCGTGCTACTTCAACACCGGAGTAATGGTAATCGATTTACTAGAGTGGCGGAAACAGGGCTGCACGCAGAAGCTAGAATACTGGATGAAGATACAAAAGAGTTACAGAATCTACGAATTAGGCTCCCTGCCGCCATTTTTGCTCGTATTTGCCGGAAATGTTGAAGGAGTCGAACATAGATGGAATCAGCATGGGCTCGGGGGAGATAATCTTGAAGGATTGTGCAGGGATCTGCATACGGGTCCAGTGAGCTTGCTACATTGGAGTGGCAAAGGGAAGCCATGGCTACGGCTTGATGCTAAAATGGCTTGTACATTGGATAATCTTTGGGCTCCCTACGATCTGTTCAGACATGAATATTTGTTTTCCGACAGTTGA